The following are encoded in a window of Arvicanthis niloticus isolate mArvNil1 chromosome 1, mArvNil1.pat.X, whole genome shotgun sequence genomic DNA:
- the LOC117696078 gene encoding olfactory receptor 5A1-like isoform X1, with translation MAVGRNISMMTNFILLGFLEHPQLQIVLFVLFLGIYLVTLAGNLGLIVLIRMDSHLHSPMYFFLSNLSFVDVSYTSSIAPKMLCDFFREQKSISFIGCAIQLFFFVGMGGTECCLLAAMAYDRYAAISNPLLYPSLMSPTICVGMAITVYTGGFLTGLIQTSSIFQLHFCGSRVINHFFCDLPPLMSLSCSSTFFSQVVNFLVVCVVGGASALVVLVSYGYIIAAVMKIHSTRGQMKAFNTCASHLTTVTLFYGSGLFSYLHSNAGYSQDKNKVVSMFYGAVIPMLNPIIYSLRNKEIKEALKNLKKRKKQMFCLCAM, from the coding sequence ATGGCTGTGGGAAGAAACATTAGCATGATGACTAATTTCATCCTTTTGGGATTTTTAGAGCATCCCCAGCTGCAGATTGTCCTCTTTGTGTTGTTTCTGGGGATCTACCTGGTGACCCTGGCTGGAAACTTGGGCCTCATTGTCCTGATCAGAATGGACTCACACCTCCActcccccatgtacttcttccttaGCAATCTGTCCTTTGTTGATGTCTCATACACCTCCTCTATAGCTCCTAAGATGCTCTGCGATTTCTTTAGGGAGCAGAAGTCCATCTCCTTTATAGGCTGTGCTATacagcttttcttctttgttggaATGGGAGGTACTGAGTGCTGTCTCCTGGCAGCCATGGCATATGACAGATACGCTGCTATCTCCAACCCTTTACTCTATCCATCCCTCATGTCACCCACGATCTGTGTGGGGATGGCCATCACAGTATACACAGGAGGGTTCCTCACTGGCTTGATCCAAACCAGCTCCATATTCCAGCTTCATTTTTGTGGGTCTCGAGTCATTAATCATTTTTTCTGTGACTTGCCACCCCTGATGTCCTTGTCTTGCTCTAGTACCTTTTTTAGCCAAGTAGTGAACTTTctagttgtgtgtgtggttggtgggGCATCAGCACTGGTTGTCTTGGTCTCCTATGGCTACATCATTGCTGCCGTCATGAAGATTCATTCAACCCGTGGGCAGATGAAGGCTTTCAACACCTGTGCCTCTCATCTGACTACAGTGACCCTTTTCTATGGCTCTGGTCTCTTCTCATACCTCCATTCTAATGCTGGATACTCACAGGACAAAAACAAGGTGGTGTCCATGTTCTATGGTGCAGTGATTCCCATGTTGAACCCTATCATCTATAGCCTGAGAAACAAGGAGATCAAAGAAGCATTGAAGAAtctcaagaagaggaagaagcagatgtTCTGTCTCTGTGCTATGTAA
- the LOC117708112 gene encoding macrophage-expressed gene 1 protein-like, with protein sequence MAGTTCTMNTFIVTVLIWTTVAYAEVEKALEEIHDDGFQKCQNALHLPVLEVLPGGGWDNLRNMDMGQVVDLTYTKCKTTEDGQYIIPDEVFTIPQKESNLEMNSEILESWQNYRSTTSFSINMNLDYLPKVNGKFSTEFQRIKTIQVRDHAVTTRAQVRNLVYTVKINPNAELSLGFKKELMEICDRLEKNQTKMATYLAELLVLNYGTHIITSVDAGAALVQEDHIRSSYLKNNKGNHAAVTASAGFTFAKVVNFNIEAGFDYKNNLASGYLANRTNSRVQSIGGIPFYPGMTIEVWQHGIVNHLVAVDRAGLPLHFFIKPEKLPGFPHHLVEQLAKTVETAAKSYYNFNTFPGCTNINSPNFNFQANTDDGSCDGEVVNSPFGGVYQLCAQLSGQSKVDMCQKFYQRNPLTGGFSCPSGYNPVHLLSQTHEKGYTEKECRNKCTLKIFCHTECKDVFRVAKAEVSAYWCVASSQVSDSSGILFGGVFTDKSINPMTNAPSCPTSYFPLKLFENLKVCVSLDHELGPKSSVPFGGFFSCTKGNPLYNSSTSGDLENSFLQKCPGGFSQQLAVIIDGCQVSYCVKAGIFTKASLAPARLPPYTQLPMSQFSIDSVEVTSSESAKSWVKDPYTLQWKLEEPSKSGSLSGGSTAGITVVVILALGVLTAMAIYGNRRFKKKESDGVPRRQTFLPFPRARATPAGLQDPNPA encoded by the coding sequence ATGGCTGGAACTACCTGCACCATGAACACCTTCATTGTTACAGTCCTCATCTGGACCACAGTGGCATATGCCGAAGTAGAGAAGGCACTTGAAGAGATCCATGATGATGGTTTTCAAAAGTGCCAGAATGCTCTGCATCTACCTGTTTTGGAAGTGCTACCTGGAGGAGGCTGGGATAACCTGAGGAATATGGACATGGGACAAGTGGTGGACTTGACATACACCAAATGTAAAACCACAGAAGACGGACAGTACATCATCCCTGATGAAGTCTTTACTATTCCTCAGAAAGAGAGCAACCTGGagatgaactcagaaatcctggaATCCTGGCAGAATTACCGAAGCACCACCTCATTTTCCATCAACATGAATCTCGATTATCTGCCCAAAGTCAACGGCAAGTTCTCTACTGAGTTCCAAAGGATAAAGACCATTCAGGTGAGAGACCATGCTGTAACTACACGAGCACAGGTGAGAAatttggtctacacagtgaaaatCAACCCAAATGCAGAACTTAGCTTGGGGTTTAAGAAGGAGCTCATGGAAATCTGTGACCGTCTGGAGAAAAATCAGACAAAGATGGCCACCTACCTGGCAGAACTCTTGGTCCTCAACTATGGCACACACATAATCaccagtgtggatgctggggcTGCACTGGTTCAGGAGGATCACATAAGGTCCTCCTACCTTAAGAACAATAAGGGAAACCATGCTGCTGTAACTGCATCTGCTGGATTTACCTTTGCAAAGGTTGTGAACTTCAACATAGAGGCAGGCTTTGACTATAAAAATAACTTGGCCTCAGGCTATCTTGCAAACAGAACCAATTCGAGGGTGCAGAGCATTGGAGGAATTCCCTTCTATCCAGGGATGACCATTGAAGTCTGGCAACATGGCATCGTCAACCACCTGGTGGCAGTGGACCGTGCTGGTTTGCCTCTGCATTTCTTCATCAAGCCTGAAAAGCTTCCTGGTTTTCCACACCACTTGGTGGAGCAGCTGGCGAAGACAGTGGAAACTGCTGCGAAAAGCTATTACAACTTTAACACTTTCCCAGGCTGCACAAATATCAACTCCCCAAACTTCAATTTTCAAGCCAATACAGATGATGGCTCTTGTGATGGTGAAGTAGTCAACTCTCCCTTTGGAGGGGTTTATCAGTTGTGTGCTCAGTTATCAGGGCAAAGTAAGGTTGATATGTgccaaaaattctatcagaggAACCCACTTACTGGTGGATTCTCTTGTCCCTCTGGCTACAACCCTGTCCATCTGCTGTCTCAGACCCACGAGAAGGGGTATACCGAAAAGGAATGCAGAAATAAATGTACCCTCAAGATATTCTGTCATACAGAGTGTAAAGATGTGTTCCGAGTGGCCAAGGCTGAAGTTAGTGCTTATTGGTGTGTGGCCAGTAGCCAAGTATCAGACAGCTCAGGAATTCTCTTTGGAGGAGTCTTCACGGACAAGAGCATCAACCCTATGACAAATGCACCGTCATGCCCAACCAGTTACTTTCCTCTGAAGCTGTTTGAGAACCTCAAGGTATGTGTTTCTCTGGATCATGAGTTGGGGCCCAAATCTTCAGTCCCTTTTGGTGGGTTCTTTAGCTGCACAAAAGGGAACCCACTGTATAATTCTTCTACTTCTGGAGACTTAGAGAACTCATTTCTGCAAAAGTGTCCTGGGGGCTTCAGCCAACAGCTAGCTGTGATCATTGATGGATGCCAAGTGTCCTACTGTGTCAAAGCTGGAATCTTTACAAAAGCATCTCTGGCCCCTGCTAGGCTCCCACCTTACACTCAGCTACCTATGAGTCAGTTTTCTATCGACTCAGTTGAGGTGACAAGTAGTGAGAGTGCCAAATCCTGGGTTAAGGACCCCTATACCCTGCAATGGAAGCTAGAGGAGCCATCGAAAAGTGGTAGTTTATCAGGAGGATCAACAGCTGGAATCACAGTTGTGGTTATCCTAGCATTAGGGGTTTTAACTGCCATGGCCATCTATGGCAATCGGA
- the LOC117696078 gene encoding olfactory receptor 5A1-like isoform X2 has protein sequence MDSHLHSPMYFFLSNLSFVDVSYTSSIAPKMLCDFFREQKSISFIGCAIQLFFFVGMGGTECCLLAAMAYDRYAAISNPLLYPSLMSPTICVGMAITVYTGGFLTGLIQTSSIFQLHFCGSRVINHFFCDLPPLMSLSCSSTFFSQVVNFLVVCVVGGASALVVLVSYGYIIAAVMKIHSTRGQMKAFNTCASHLTTVTLFYGSGLFSYLHSNAGYSQDKNKVVSMFYGAVIPMLNPIIYSLRNKEIKEALKNLKKRKKQMFCLCAM, from the coding sequence ATGGACTCACACCTCCActcccccatgtacttcttccttaGCAATCTGTCCTTTGTTGATGTCTCATACACCTCCTCTATAGCTCCTAAGATGCTCTGCGATTTCTTTAGGGAGCAGAAGTCCATCTCCTTTATAGGCTGTGCTATacagcttttcttctttgttggaATGGGAGGTACTGAGTGCTGTCTCCTGGCAGCCATGGCATATGACAGATACGCTGCTATCTCCAACCCTTTACTCTATCCATCCCTCATGTCACCCACGATCTGTGTGGGGATGGCCATCACAGTATACACAGGAGGGTTCCTCACTGGCTTGATCCAAACCAGCTCCATATTCCAGCTTCATTTTTGTGGGTCTCGAGTCATTAATCATTTTTTCTGTGACTTGCCACCCCTGATGTCCTTGTCTTGCTCTAGTACCTTTTTTAGCCAAGTAGTGAACTTTctagttgtgtgtgtggttggtgggGCATCAGCACTGGTTGTCTTGGTCTCCTATGGCTACATCATTGCTGCCGTCATGAAGATTCATTCAACCCGTGGGCAGATGAAGGCTTTCAACACCTGTGCCTCTCATCTGACTACAGTGACCCTTTTCTATGGCTCTGGTCTCTTCTCATACCTCCATTCTAATGCTGGATACTCACAGGACAAAAACAAGGTGGTGTCCATGTTCTATGGTGCAGTGATTCCCATGTTGAACCCTATCATCTATAGCCTGAGAAACAAGGAGATCAAAGAAGCATTGAAGAAtctcaagaagaggaagaagcagatgtTCTGTCTCTGTGCTATGTAA